In the genome of Meles meles chromosome 2, mMelMel3.1 paternal haplotype, whole genome shotgun sequence, one region contains:
- the TKTL2 gene encoding transketolase-like protein 2 isoform X1 has protein sequence MADDSKPDRNTVQVLRDMANRLRIHSIRATCASCSGHPTSCCSAAEIMAVLFFHTMRYKHADPEHPDNDRFVLSKGHAAPILYAAWAELGTIGESDLLSLRKIDCDLEGHPTPRLSFVDVATGSLGQGLGAACGMAYTGKYLDKASYRVFCLLGDGESSEGSVWEALAFASHYSLDNLVAVFDVNRLGQSGVTPLEHCTDIYQNRCEAFGWNTYSVDGHDVEALCQAFWQAAQVKRKPTAIVAKTFKGRGIPNIENAEDWHGKPMPKERVDAIIRLIESQIQTNRNLTPKPPIEDSPPINVRNVKMTCLPDYVAGDRVATRKAYGLALAKLGHANERVIVLAGDTKNSTFSEVFNEEHPERFIECCIAEQNMVSVALGCATRGRTIAFVSTFAAFLTRAFDQIRMGAISQTNINFIGSHCGVSTGEDGPSQMALEDLAMFRSIPNCTVFYPSDAIATEYAVYLAANTKGMCFIRTSQPETAVIYTPQENFEIGQAKVIRQSVNDKVTVIGAGVTLHEALTAADSLSQQGISIRVIDPFTIKPLDAANIISNAKATGGQVITVEDHYREGGIGEAVCAAVSREPDILVHQLAVSEVPQCGKHSELLDKFGISARHIIAAVKNTLMN, from the coding sequence ATGGCAGACGACTCCAAGCCCGACAGGAACACCGTGCAGGTGCTGCGCGACATGGCCAACCGCCTGCGAATCCATTCCATCAGGGCCACGTGTGCGTCCTGCTCCGGCCACCCCACGTCGTGCTGCAGCGCCGCGGAGATCATGGCGGTGCTCTTCTTCCACACCATGAGGTATAAACACGCAGACCCGGAACACCCCGACAACGACCGATTCGTCCTCTCCAAGGGCCACGCTGCCCCAATCCTCTACGCGGCTTGGGCAGAGTTGGGCACCATCGGCGAATCCGACTTGCTGAGCTTGAGGAAAATCGACTGTGACTTGGAGGGACATCCCACCCCCAGGCTGTCGTTTGTGGACGTGGCGACAGGGTCCCTGGGGCAAGGATTAGGCGCCGCGTGCGGAATGGCGTACACTGGCAAGTACTTGGACAAGGCCAGCTACCGGGTGTTCTGCCTCCTGGGGGATGGCGAGTCCTCAGAGGGCTCTGTCTGGGAGGCCCTGGCCTTTGCCTCTCACTACAGTTTGGACAATCTGGTGGCAGTCTTCGACGTGAACCGCTTGGGACAAAGTGGAGTCACGCCTCTTGAGCACTGCACGGACATCTATCAGAATCGCTGTGAAGCCTTTGGGTGGAATACTTACTCAGTGGACGGCCATGATGTGGAGGCGTTATGCCAAGCGTTCTGGCAAGCAGCTCAAGTGAAGCGCAAGCCCACGGCCATAGTGGCGAAGACCTTCAAGGGCCGAGGTATTCCGAATATCGAGAATGCAGAAGACTGGCATGGAAAGCCCATGCCAAAAGAGAGAGTAGATGCGATCATCAGATTAATTGAGAGTCAGATACAGACCAACAGGAATCTCACGCCGAAACCTCCCATTGAAGACTCACCTCCAATCAACGTCAGGAATGTGAAGATGACCTGTCTGCCTGATTATGTGGCTGGAGACAGGGTAGCTACTAGGAAAGCATACGGTTTGGCGTTGGCGAAACTGGGCCACGCAAATGAAAGAGTTATTGTCTTGGCTGGTGACACAAAAAACTCCACCTTTTCCGAGGTATTCAATGAAGAACACCCTGAACGTTTTATTGAGTGTTGTATCGCTGAACAAAACATGGTGAGTGTGGCACTAGGCTGTGCCACCCGCGGTCGAACCATTGCTTTTGTCAGTACCTTTGCGGCCTTTTTGACCCGAGCATTTGATCAGATACGAATGGGAGCCATATCTCAAACCAATATCAATTTTATTGGTTCCCACTGTGGGGTATCCACTGGTGAAGATGGGCCCTCCCAGATGGCCCTGGAAGATCTAGCCATGTTTCGAAGCATTCCCAATTGTACTGTTTTCTATCCAAGTGATGCTATCGCGACAGAGTATGCTGTTTATCTGGCTGCCAATACCAAAGGGATGTGCTTCATTCGGACCAGCCAACCAGAAACCGCAGTTATTTACACCCcacaagaaaattttgaaattggACAGGCCAAGGTCATCCGCCAGAGTGTTAATGACAAAGTCACAGTTATTGGAGCTGGAGTCACTCTTCATGAAGCCTTAACAGCTGCTGACAGTCTTTCTCAACAAGGTATCTCTATCCGTGTCATTGACCCATTTACCATTAAACCCCTGGATGCTGCCAACATCATCTCCAATGCGAAAGCTACAGGTGGTCAGGTTATCACAGTGGAGGATCACTACCGGGAAGGTGGCATTGGAGAAGCTGTATGTGCAGCTGTCTCTAGGGAGCCTGACATCCTGGTTCATCAGCTGGCAGTGTCAGAAGTGCCTCAATGTGGGAAACATAGTGAATTACTGGATAAATTTGGAATCAGTGCTAGACACATCATAGCAGCTGTGAAAAATACTTTAATGAACTAA
- the TKTL2 gene encoding transketolase-like protein 2 isoform X2, whose amino-acid sequence MADDSKPDRNTVQVLRDMANRLRIHSIRATCASCSGHPTSCCSAAEIMAVLFFHTMRYKHADPEHPDNDRFVLSKRLSFVDVATGSLGQGLGAACGMAYTGKYLDKASYRVFCLLGDGESSEGSVWEALAFASHYSLDNLVAVFDVNRLGQSGVTPLEHCTDIYQNRCEAFGWNTYSVDGHDVEALCQAFWQAAQVKRKPTAIVAKTFKGRGIPNIENAEDWHGKPMPKERVDAIIRLIESQIQTNRNLTPKPPIEDSPPINVRNVKMTCLPDYVAGDRVATRKAYGLALAKLGHANERVIVLAGDTKNSTFSEVFNEEHPERFIECCIAEQNMVSVALGCATRGRTIAFVSTFAAFLTRAFDQIRMGAISQTNINFIGSHCGVSTGEDGPSQMALEDLAMFRSIPNCTVFYPSDAIATEYAVYLAANTKGMCFIRTSQPETAVIYTPQENFEIGQAKVIRQSVNDKVTVIGAGVTLHEALTAADSLSQQGISIRVIDPFTIKPLDAANIISNAKATGGQVITVEDHYREGGIGEAVCAAVSREPDILVHQLAVSEVPQCGKHSELLDKFGISARHIIAAVKNTLMN is encoded by the exons ATGGCAGACGACTCCAAGCCCGACAGGAACACCGTGCAGGTGCTGCGCGACATGGCCAACCGCCTGCGAATCCATTCCATCAGGGCCACGTGTGCGTCCTGCTCCGGCCACCCCACGTCGTGCTGCAGCGCCGCGGAGATCATGGCGGTGCTCTTCTTCCACACCATGAGGTATAAACACGCAGACCCGGAACACCCCGACAACGACCGATTCGTCCTCTCCAAG AGGCTGTCGTTTGTGGACGTGGCGACAGGGTCCCTGGGGCAAGGATTAGGCGCCGCGTGCGGAATGGCGTACACTGGCAAGTACTTGGACAAGGCCAGCTACCGGGTGTTCTGCCTCCTGGGGGATGGCGAGTCCTCAGAGGGCTCTGTCTGGGAGGCCCTGGCCTTTGCCTCTCACTACAGTTTGGACAATCTGGTGGCAGTCTTCGACGTGAACCGCTTGGGACAAAGTGGAGTCACGCCTCTTGAGCACTGCACGGACATCTATCAGAATCGCTGTGAAGCCTTTGGGTGGAATACTTACTCAGTGGACGGCCATGATGTGGAGGCGTTATGCCAAGCGTTCTGGCAAGCAGCTCAAGTGAAGCGCAAGCCCACGGCCATAGTGGCGAAGACCTTCAAGGGCCGAGGTATTCCGAATATCGAGAATGCAGAAGACTGGCATGGAAAGCCCATGCCAAAAGAGAGAGTAGATGCGATCATCAGATTAATTGAGAGTCAGATACAGACCAACAGGAATCTCACGCCGAAACCTCCCATTGAAGACTCACCTCCAATCAACGTCAGGAATGTGAAGATGACCTGTCTGCCTGATTATGTGGCTGGAGACAGGGTAGCTACTAGGAAAGCATACGGTTTGGCGTTGGCGAAACTGGGCCACGCAAATGAAAGAGTTATTGTCTTGGCTGGTGACACAAAAAACTCCACCTTTTCCGAGGTATTCAATGAAGAACACCCTGAACGTTTTATTGAGTGTTGTATCGCTGAACAAAACATGGTGAGTGTGGCACTAGGCTGTGCCACCCGCGGTCGAACCATTGCTTTTGTCAGTACCTTTGCGGCCTTTTTGACCCGAGCATTTGATCAGATACGAATGGGAGCCATATCTCAAACCAATATCAATTTTATTGGTTCCCACTGTGGGGTATCCACTGGTGAAGATGGGCCCTCCCAGATGGCCCTGGAAGATCTAGCCATGTTTCGAAGCATTCCCAATTGTACTGTTTTCTATCCAAGTGATGCTATCGCGACAGAGTATGCTGTTTATCTGGCTGCCAATACCAAAGGGATGTGCTTCATTCGGACCAGCCAACCAGAAACCGCAGTTATTTACACCCcacaagaaaattttgaaattggACAGGCCAAGGTCATCCGCCAGAGTGTTAATGACAAAGTCACAGTTATTGGAGCTGGAGTCACTCTTCATGAAGCCTTAACAGCTGCTGACAGTCTTTCTCAACAAGGTATCTCTATCCGTGTCATTGACCCATTTACCATTAAACCCCTGGATGCTGCCAACATCATCTCCAATGCGAAAGCTACAGGTGGTCAGGTTATCACAGTGGAGGATCACTACCGGGAAGGTGGCATTGGAGAAGCTGTATGTGCAGCTGTCTCTAGGGAGCCTGACATCCTGGTTCATCAGCTGGCAGTGTCAGAAGTGCCTCAATGTGGGAAACATAGTGAATTACTGGATAAATTTGGAATCAGTGCTAGACACATCATAGCAGCTGTGAAAAATACTTTAATGAACTAA